Proteins encoded in a region of the Diabrotica virgifera virgifera chromosome 4, PGI_DIABVI_V3a genome:
- the LOC114329324 gene encoding serine-rich adhesin for platelets isoform X24 yields the protein MNNMTLALVFAILFIGGISTATNKEIVQQLRHNALCLQAGFSCPAVDSQTSVYFPLADCTKFCQCSNGVPYLHNCPPGLHFNPSLNVCDYPAQAGCTGEGVVVSTTTTTTTTTTTTPAPTTTTTTTTTPAPTTTSAPTTTSTSTTAPTTTTPTTTTSAPVTTTRTTTTPAPSTTSGPITSTTAATTIKVDNLCLQQNIACPAVDGPDSVYFSHSNCSKFCQCSNGVPYEHTCPEGLHFNAKLNICDWPQNAGCSGTDVTQPTVEPTTITTANSSTATNSTTESSTTVSSTTTTQETPQDTTTLSDNICIRENIICPVVDGPNSVYAAVSDCTKFCQCSNGYPYQQNCPVGLHFNPKLNVCDWPEDAGCTGGTTAVTRTAQSTTSTTTVSSTSETTITTEEVTTQRVKNGTEICLENNIVCPVIDGPDSVYAALPDCTRFCQCSNGLPYLHSCPHGLHFNPNLNVCDWPEDAGCTGGTTTTEINITQNETTEKTTTIIVTSTNAEASTTQDTSNGPQNTTKICLQHGIQCPKIDGPNSIYGALPDCTKFCQCSNGIPYLHRCPVGLHFNPTLSVCDWPEDAGCVGEVTTEKTTENITSDATTENISTVPSNTTTSDTASSEASTNNYNTNSADASTPSVSTPASRDNTTTENTTQDITSDVTTENISTVPSNATTSDTVSSEASTNNYNTNSTDAITPSVSTPPSRDITTIENTTQDITSDVTTENISTVQSNATTSDTASSEASTNNYNTNSTDAIAPSVSTPASGDNTTTENTTQNITSEATTENISSVPSNTTTSEPTTEASTNNDNNSTAISTEGTTANTPTESNITEENTSASNSTEGNTTENSSTKDTTTEVSSTSEEHTSDGSTTVAPRNETSLCLRSNIVCPAIDGAESVYASLPDCTKFCQCSNGVPYLQHCPAGLHFNPTLNVCDWPEDAGCTSGNNSTSISTEGTTASTQTENNSTEKSTSASNSTEGNTTENNNAQNNTTEISTTQASITSDTSVDVTQDNSNSSTTPQDGLELCIKHDVVCPEVDGPVSVYARLPDCTKFCQCSNGVPYLHHCPLGLHFNPSLNVCDWPEDAGCNNVIDVTESTSKEGSTSTATTEYNEVTTKNNTTNESTDSTDVPNTTESQTKTTTGENVTDNVTTEDNISSSTTGDVDETSADNRTTDEGTTENNTDVPSTMESETETATGDNVTDNVTTEENISSSTTGDVEETSADNKTTDEGTTENDTDVTSTTDSQTETSTGDNVTDNVTTEDNISSSTTGDVEETSADNRTTDEGTTENNTDVSSTTESQTETATGGNVTDNVTTEENISSSTTGDVEETSADNRTTDEGTTENNTDVPSTTGSQTETTTGENVTDNVTTEENISSSTTGDVEETSADNRTTDEGTTENYTDVPSTSDSRTETTTGDNVTDNVTTEENISSSTTGDMEETSTDNRTTDEGTTENNTDVPSTTDSQTETTTGDNVTDNVTREENISSSTTGDVEETSTDNNTTDEGTTENKPDVSSTTESQTETATDDNVTNNVTTEKNISSSTTGDVEETSTDNRTTDEGTTENNTDVPSTTDSQTETSTGDNVTDNVTTEENISSNTTGDVEETSTDNRATDEGTTANNTDVPSTSDSQTQTTTDDNVTDNVTTEENISSSTTSDMEETSADNRTTDEGITEKNTDVPSTTDSQTETSTGNNETDNVTTEENISSSTTGDVEETSADNRTTHEGTTENNTDVPSTSDSQTQTTTDDNVTDNVTTEENISSSTTSDVEETSADSRTTDEGTTENNTDVPSTTDSQTETSTGDNKTDNVTTEENISSSTTGDVEETSADNRTTDEGTTENNTDVPSTSDSQTQTTTDDNVTDNVTTEENISSSTTIDVEETSADNRTTDVGTTENYTDVPSTTNSQTETTTGDNETDSVTTEENISSSTTADVEDTSADNRTTDVGTTENYTDVPSTTDSQTETTTGDNVTGNVTTEENISSSTTGDVEETSADNRTTDEGTTENYTDVPSTAKTTTENNIDEKTTSASNSTEESSNTDVTTTEAIGSSTDNTNDDANNTTTLAPGNGTAICLQNNVVCPAIDGPDSVFASVSDCTKFCLCSNGVPYLYKCPGGLHFNPSLNVCDWPENAACTNNNNDTTSTEATVTTEGTNADETTTEISTTESNAAVNGTETCLRNNVVCPVVDGYDSVYAALPDCSKFCLCLNGVPFEHQCSDGLLFNPRSNACDWPQRTSCSGDNNVTTSAVPAVSTEYLTEEETTVHSSSTSNGENNVTGSVVPAVSTEDLTEEETTAQSSSTSNGENNVTGSAVPAVSTEDLTEEDTTVQSSSTSEESRNELPVGSEECLQNNVVCPAVDGKFPVYAALPDCTKFCQCSNGAPYLYNCPGGLHFNPSLNVCDWPEDAGCERSI from the exons ATGAATAATATGACTTTGGCTTTAGTTTTTGCGATTTTATTTATCGGTGGAATATCTACTGCTACAAACAAAg aaattGTCCAACAATTAAGACACAATGCCCTATGTCTTCAGGCTGGATTTT CTTGCCCTGCAGTAGACAGTCAAACATCGGTTTACTTTCCATTAGCAGATTGCACCAAGTTCTGTCAATGTTCCAACGGAGTTCCATATCTACACAATTGTCCGCCGGGGTTACATTTCAATCCAAGTCTTAACGTTTGTGATTATCCTGCGCAGGCTGGATGTACCGGTGAAGGGGTTGTAGTAAGTACAACAACTACTACTACAACTACTACTACCACTACGCCGGCTCCAACTACTACCACTACGACTACCACAACACCTGCTCCTACTACTACTTCGGCGCCGACCACCACCTCTACTTCAACTACTGCTCCTACAACAACAACTCCCACTACCACTACTTCTGCCCCAGTAACCACCACTAGGACGACCACAACACCTGCTCCCTCCACTACATCGGGACCAATTACTTCAACAACTGCTGCTACAACTATAAAAGTTGATAATTTATGTCTTCAGCAAAACATAG CTTGTCCAGCAGTTGATGGACCAGATTCCGTCTATTTCTCACATAGCAATTGTTCTAAATTTTGCCAATGTTCCAACGGTGTGCCATATGAACACACTTGTCCAGAAGGTcttcattttaatgcaaaattGAATATTTGTGATTGGCCACAGAATGCAGGATGTAGTGGAACAGATGTAACTCAACCGACTGTTGAACCTACCACAATTACAACTGCCAATTCTTCGACAGCTACAAACAGTACAACTGAAAGTTCAACTACAGTTTCGTCTACTACGACCACGCAAGAAACTCCTCAAGACACTACAACTCTTAGTGATAATATTTGCATTCGTGAAAATATAA TTTGTCCTGTTGTTGACGGACCAAATTCAGTGTACGCAGCTGTATCAGATTGTACCAAATTTTGCCAATGCTCAAATGGTTACCCATACCAGCAGAACTGTCCAGTAGGTTTACACTTTAATCCAAAACTGAACGTCTGCGACTGGCCTGAAGATGCTGGTTGTACTGGAGGTACCACCGCAGTCACTAGAACTGCTCAAAGTACTACTTCCACAACAACTGTAAGTAGCACAAGCGAAACCACAATAACTACAGAGGAAGTTACAACTCAGAGAGTTAAAAACGGAACTGAAATTTGCCTTGAAAATAATATAG TATGTCCTGTTATCGATGGTCCTGACTCAGTATATGCAGCTTTACCAGATTGTACCAGATTCTGCCAATGTTCAAACGGCCTACCATATTTGCACAGTTGTCCACATGGTTTACATTTTAATCCAAATCTAAACGTATGCGACTGGCCTGAAGATGCAGGATGTACCGGTGGTACTACCACCACAGAAATAAATATTACGCAAAATGAAACGACTGAAAAAACAACCACAATCATTGTAACAAGCACTAACGCAGAAGCTAGTACCACTCAAGATACTTCTAATGGACCacaaaatacaacaaaaataTGTTTACAGCATGGTATCC AATGTCCCAAGATAGATGGTCCTAATTCCATCTATGGAGCATTACCTGATTGCACCAAATTTTGTCAGTGTTCAAACGGAATACCATATCTGCATAGATGTCCAGTTGGATTACATTTTAACCCTACTCTGAGTGTGTGTGACTGGCCTGAAGACGCAGGATGTGTTGGTGAGGTCACAACAGAAAAGACAACTGAAAATATTACCAGTGACGCAACCACTGAAAATATATCAACTGTACCATCAAATACTACCACTTCTGACACAGCTTCATCTGAAGCAAGCACCAATAATTATAATACAAATTCAGCTGATGCTAGTACTCCCTCTGTGTCAACCCCAGCAAGCAGAGATAATACTACTACAGAAAACACAACTCAAGATATAACCAGCGATGTAACCACTGAAAATATATCAACTGTACCATCAAATGCTACCACTTCTGACACAGTTTCTTCTGAAGCAAGTACCAATAATTATAATACAAATTCAACTGATGCAATTACTCCCTCTGTGTCAACCCCACCAAGCAGAGATATTACTACTATAGAAAACACAACTCAAGATATAACCAGCGATGTAACCACTGAAAATATATCAACTGTACAATCAAATGCTACCACTTCTGACACAGCGTCATCTGAAGCAAGTACCAATAATTATAATACAAATTCAACTGATGCAATCGCTCCTTCTGTGTCAACCCCAGCAAGCGGAGATAATACTACTACAGAAAACACAACTCAAAATATAACCAGTGAGGCAACTACTGAAAATATATCAAGTGTACCATCAAATACTACCACTTCTGAACCAACCACTGAAGCAAGTACTAATAATGATAATAATAGTACTGCCATCAGCACTGAAGGTACAACTGCTAACACTCCAACTGAAAGTAATATCACAGAAGAAAATACGTCTGCAAGTAATAGTACTGAAGGTAATACAACAGAGAATAGTAGCACAAAGGATACTACTACAGAAGTAAGTTCAACGAGTGAAGAACACACCTCCGATGGTAGTACGACTGTCGCTCCACGAAATGAAACATCATTATGTCTTCGAAGTAACATTG TTTGCCCTGCAATAGATGGAGCAGAATCAGTTTACGCTTCTCTACCGGACTGTACCAAATTCTGTCAGTGCTCAAACGGAGTACCTTATCTTCAACATTGTCCAGCTGGCCTACACTTTAATCCTACACTAAATGTGTGCGATTGGCCAGAAGATGCAGGCTGCACAAGCGGTAATAATAGTACTTCTATCAGCACTGAAGGTACAACTGCTAGCACTCAAACTGAAAATAATAGCACAGAAAAAAGCACCTCTGCTAGTAATAGTACCGAAGGAAATACAACCGAAAATAATAACGCACAAAATAATACCACCGAAATATCTACTACACAAGCCAGTATTACAAGTGACACTAGCGTAGATGTAACACAAGACAATTCTAACAGTAGTACGACTCCACAAGATGGGTTAGAACTATGTATTAAACACGACGTTG TTTGCCCTGAAGTCGACGGACCAGTTTCAGTTTATGCCCGCTTACCAGACTGTACCAAATTCTGTCAATGTTCTAATGGGGTACCGTATCTGCATCATTGTCCACTAGGTCTACATTTCAATCCTTCACTAAATGTTTGTGATTGGCCAGAAGATGCAGGTTGTAATAATGTAATAGATGTAACTGAAAGTACTTCAAAAGAAGGCAGCACTTCTACTGCCACAACAGAATATAATGAGGTCACTACTAAAAATAATACTACCAACGAAAGTACCGATTCCACAGATGTCCCCAATACTACGGAGAGTCAAACCAAAACTACTACTGGCGAAAATGTAACTGACAATGTTACAACAGAAGATAATATTTCTAGTAGCACAACAGGTGATGTAGATGAAACAAGCGCTGATAATAGAACCACGGACGAAGGTACTACTGAAAACAACACAGATGTCCCCAGTACTATGGAAAGTGAAACCGAGACTGCAACTGGTGACAATGTAACTGATAATGTTACCACAGAAGAGAACATTTCTAGTAGCACAACAGGTGATGTGGAAGAAACAAGCGCTGATAATAAAACCACAGACGAAGGTACTACCGAAAACGACACAGATGTCACCAGTACTACGGACAGTCAAACCGAGACCTCAACTGGTGACAATGTAACTGATAATGTTACCACAGAAGATAATATTTCTAGTAGCACAACAGGTGATGTGGAAGAAACAAGCGCTGATAATAGAACCACGGACGAAGGTACTACTGAAAACAACACAGATGTCTCCAGTACTACGGAGAGTCAAACCGAAACTGCAACTGGTGGAAATGTAACTGATAATGTTACCACAGAAGAGAACATTTCTAGTAGCACAACAGGTGATGTGGAAGAAACAAGCGCTGATAATAGAACCACCGACGAAGGTACTACCGAAAACAACACAGATGTCCCCAGTACTACGGGCAGTCAAACTGAGACTACAACTGGTGAAAATGTAACTGATAATGTTACCACAGAAGAGAATATTTCTAGTAGCACAACAGGTGATGTGGAAGAAACAAGCGCTGATAATAGAACCACGGACGAAGGCACTACAGAAAACTACACAGATGTCCCTAGCACTTCGGACAGTCGAACTGAGACTACCACTGGTGACAATGTGACTGATAATGTTACTACAGAAGAAAATATTTCTAGTAGCACAACAGGTGATATGGAAGAAACAAGCACTGATAATAGAACCACCGACGAAGGTACTACTGAAAACAACACAGATGTCCCCAGTACTACGGACAGTCAAACCGAGACTACAACTGGTGACAACGTAACTGATAATGTTACCAGAGAAGAGAACATTTCTAGTAGCACAACAGGTGATGTGGAAGAAACAAGCACTGATAATAATACCACCGACGAAGGTACTACTGAAAACAAACCAGATGTCTCCAGTACTACGGAGAGTCAAACCGAGACTGCAACTGATGACAATGTAACTAATAATGTTACCACAGAAAAGAACATTTCTAGTAGCACAACAGGTGATGTGGAAGAAACAAGCACTGATAATAGAACCACTGACGAAGGTACTACTGAAAACAACACAGATGTCCCCAGTACTACGGACAGTCAAACCGAGACCTCAACTGGTGACAATGTAACTGATAATGTTACCACAGAAGAGAACATTTCTAGTAACACAACAGGTGATGTGGAAGAAACAAGCACTGATAATAGAGCAACCGACGAAGGTACTACTGCAAACAACACAGATGTCCCCAGTACTTCGGACAGTCAAACTCAGACTACCACTGATGACAATGTAACTGATAATGTTACCACAGAAGAGAATATTTCTAGTAGCACAACAAGTGATATGGAAGAAACAAGCGCTGATAATAGAACCACGGACGAAGGCATAACTGAAAAAAACACAGATGTCCCCAGTACTACGGACAGTCAAACCGAGACCTCAACTGGTAACAATGAAACTGATAATGTTACCACAGAAGAAAATATTTCTAGTAGTACAACAGGTGATGTGGAAGAAACAAGCGCTGATAATAGGACCACGCACGAAGGTACTACTGAAAACAACACAGACGTCCCCAGTACTTCGGACAGTCAAACTCAGACTACCACTGATGACAATGTAACTGATAATGTTACCACAGAAGAGAATATTTCTAGTAGCACAACAAGTGATGTGGAAGAAACAAGCGCTGATAGTAGAACCACGGACGAAGGCACAACTGAAAACAACACAGATGTCCCCAGTACTACGGATAGTCAAACCGAGACCTCAACTGGTGACAATAAAACTGATAATGTTACCACAGAAGAAAATATTTCTAGTAGTACAACAGGTGATGTGGAAGAAACAAGCGCTGATAATAGAACCACGGACGAAGGTACTACTGAAAACAACACAGACGTCCCCAGTACTTCGGACAGTCAAACTCAGACTACCACTGATGACAATGTAACTGATAATGTTACCACAGAAGAGAATATTTCTAGTAGCACAACAA TTGATGTGGAAGAAACAAGCGCAGATAACAGAACCACGGACGTAGGCACTACTGAAAACTACACAGATGTCCCCAGTACTACGAACAGTCAAACCGAGACTACAACTGGTGACAATGAAACTGATAGTGTTACCACAGAAGAGAATATTTCTAGTAGCACTACAGCTGATGTGGAAGATACAAGCGCTGATAATAGAACCACGGACGTAGGCACTACTGAAAACTACACAGATGTCCCCAGTACTACGGACAGTCAAACCGAGACTACAACTGGTGACAATGTAACTGGTAATGTTACCACAGAAGAGAATATTTCTAGTAGCACAACAGGTGATGTGGAAGAAACAAGCGCTGATAATAGAACCACGGACGAAGGCACTACTGAAAACTACACAGATGTCCCCAGCACTGCAAAAACTACTACTGAAAATAATATTGATGAAAAGACTACATCTGCAAGCAATAGTACCGAGGAAAGTAGTAACACAGACGTTACTACTACAGAAGCTATCGGTTCAAGCACAGATAACACAAATGATGACGCTAACAATACTACAACTCTTGCTCCAGGAAATGGAACAGCCATATGTCTTCAAAACAATGTTG TTTGCCCTGCAATCGATGGACCAGATTCAGTGTTCGCGTCTGTATCTGATTGTACCAAATTTTGTCTATGTTCAAATGGAGTTCCTTATCTTTACAAGTGTCCAGGAGGTCTACACTTCAATCCTTCACTAAACGTATGTGATTGGCCTGAAAATGCTGCATGCACAAATAATAATAACGATACAACTTCTACAGAAGCAACGGTAACAACGGAGGGTACAAATGCAGATGAAACTACAACTGAAATAAGTACCACTGAAAGTAATGCTGCTGTAAATGGAACTGAAACTTGTCTCAGAAATAATGTTG